The region gttttccAATGTTTTAGATTCCTTCTTTTTCTACTTAAGAACTTTTTACGAGGcgcccccccaaccccccacaGGTTTCATATAAtcgttaaaatatttttgtattttttttttttttcaaattgttTATTATGTGCTACAGCTTTAACACATCAGCTTTGAAGAGATGTGtcattttctatttttctgTCTGAGACCCTGCGACCATTGCCGAGAGCTAGAACGGTCAGCTTTAGGTCATCAACACTAAAGCAGTAGTAATTAATACTGCGCTAATAATACAGCGAAGTAGCCTTTTGTAACTAGAGCTATTGATATTCaatgtaaagagaaaaaaataggtGTGTATTAAATACAGGTACAAAAGAGAGTTTCATCTCATGTTCAATGTTTAGGCCATTGTATTTATTGTGCCCATGAATGAATTTTCATATTGACTAAGCATAGTTATTCATACTCAACATCACTTTTACCGTCTTTATCTTTACTTCTCTCAAGAACTCTGTCattatgttctctctctcactctttcactctctctctctctctctctctctctctttctctctctcgtcccAATTCATTTGAAGTCAAAAGGGAAAGTGCCCTTTGGGTCCTTGATAAAACAAAAGCAGCATTTATAATGGCCAAAGAACTTTGCTAACATCCTCAGCCCACTGGCATCTTTACTTACAGTAAAGTGAAGTCTGGAATGTACGTACCTCAGGGACTGGGGGAACCAGATCAACTCAGAACGCCGGTGTTTTCTCTGACTGTGTTCGGATTTCAGctgagtttcttttttttttttttttttttctttttttttttttcctccctctctagCTCCTCCCCCCAGACCATTTCACTCACTATTCCATTTACCCTTTAACCTCTGTAGCTGAAACTACATTATGCAGTACATGAAAAATGTTTACTAGATCATACCTTAACCAAAGTTAGTGAGCAAGCAAGGTATAACAgttttgttaggtttatttATACTATATATTGCATACAGTACTTTATAATGCAAATCACAGTGCaatctttcatttatttatttctttaagaaTCAAGTGAACTGTCATATACAATATTTTCTCATGTAGCATGTCTCCTTTTTTGGTTATGATGAATTATGTTTCCAAATATAGAGCAGTAATCTTTAATATTAACCTGTTTCATttcagatatatttttattgtgcGTATGCCATTTTTACTCATGTATGTCCGATTTAATTCAAGAAATGCTACAATCCAAtagcttctttctttctttcaatcAGCAAGTTATCGCCAAGGTTTCTCCTCATATGgaatatattatttgtatttttgtttttatcttttttttctttctttctttcacatcAATGCAGTCCTCACCTGTCGTACAAGGACTTCCAACATTCCAGTGTAATTCTGAAGAGAGACGTGACATAACTTGATACTATATGTAAAACTTGAAGTGGAAACGCTTGAAcactttaatttcaaatgtttcaCCTAAACCCCCCACCCTCGGCTTACGttcccatgttttgttttttaagaaaTGTGCAGGTTATCAGGTTACAAATTTACAGATCTTCTGACATCACAACCTGAGGTTGTTAGGGCATCCTAAAATATCTGCCTTTCGGAAACACACAACTGCTCATGTTTAACACGTCATGAGAATCATTCCACGCTGCCATTTTGAAACATAATCATGTCACATTTATTGTTGTAAATTATAATCATAggcattatataaaaaaaaagacctaCCATATCAGTTTAATGTATAGATTTGAAGTACTACCCTTTGTATTTAAGATGATTATGTATCTGTAgcatatatgtaatatatttatacacaataaatgtttaaaattttcTGATATGATTTTTCTGTGTGAGTGGGTTTTTTTGGCAGTAAAGAGTTCCAGCCCTGCTTTTCCGTTCTTTATTGGTTCATTTTAATAGAGGCACAGCTTATTGTAATAACAAATTCCAAGACGTAtgaaatattatacattttagttGCAGTCTTATAAAAACGTTTCTGTTTTTCACTCCATTAGAAAAGGGCAGCACTACCatgaggaatggaccaatagaaatggtccaatATTAATCTGAATACATTCTTATGAAGTCAGCAGACAAAGTGGTGGTCGCCTGGTTCCTGGGGCTCCCTTGAGAGTTCCATGTTTTGGTTCGATCCCAAATTCCCACACATTTTGCCTTCAAAGTCTGCACATTCTGTTTGGCACAGGTTTTGTGAGGAATATCTCCCCTTACCTATCCCACCTAATCCATCCAGGTTTTCCCAAAATTCTAACACACTACACTTACTGACACGTGCCTAAATcccaacacactacactcaaaCATGGACAAACACAGTGCTCACGCTGCTAAAAGTGACTGAGTCTCTAAGTCAATGAGTGCAGCGGGGCCAATGTAAAGGCTGAAGAGGAGTTTCAGAATGCGCTGAAGACACAAATCCACAGAAGCTCACACACGTTAAAGCCACCAATGTGATCCTCGCTGCtcactgaatataaacaaacatcgGCAATAAACAAAAGCAATATGTCTGCCACAAATGTAAACACGCTACTATATTAAtacaatatattaaacatttgcAGGTTCGTAAGGTTAAGGAGGTTGATCAGCCAGCACAACTGCATTCTCCCCCAGCTTAGGGTACAATGTGCAGGGCTTATATCTACAGTGCTAACTCTGTCATCCAGTGTTTCAAACTGTTTAAGGCATTGTAGTGTAGAATGCATATATCTGCAAGAATGAAGAGAAAAGCATTTCATTAATAATCCCCTGCATCAGTTACAATCAAAATCACAAGTCACTGTCTCTGTAAATAACCGCCATATTCTGTTACATCTTTAAATGATGTAAAGCAGCCTGCAGCCAATTACTGTTACCCACAGACCCCTACATAGAGATATATACAGGAATTTGGACGCCCCTCGTGGAATGATGTGTTGCATTGGTGTTCTTCTAAAGAGAACCACCTTAAATGTCTCTTTCTCGTTTGAATTAACAGGTTCCCTTTATTTGCTCAAAATAGTGTAGGAAATAACCCTTACAAATATACCGTTTAACACCCTGTAGCTAGGGCACCCATTGCTGACACTGATGCCTAGTGCCTCCACACAGTTTGTATAGTCTCCTATAGAATTAGACACTCAGGAGTAGCAGCACATGAGTTGAAGTTCACAGTGCTCAAAGCCAGTTTTCGCTAGGTCACATTTCAATATGTTTTCAAGAAAGAATTGGGGAATAAGCACAAGTCTGTTCTCTGTATTTATGGACATGTACATACTTGTATAAACTGAATGGGGCTCCCATTCAATTTACAGCACATGGCTGTAAATTTGTCATTCAGTTCTTCAGAATCTATAAAGCTCCTTTGTGTGAAACTAGCCTGTTAGCAGCTAAACACAACAAGCCATGGCTAGCTTGAATTAGCCAGACTGGTTCATTCCCAGATTACTGTAAATTTCTGTCTCcatgagaaaaaaaagcattctctattaataaaataaaagaggaGTAAAATaaacttagaaaaaaaaaacaagaaaaaactgATGGAATCAGTCAAGAAGTTAATGGTAAACAATGTAACATACTGTTATAATAATGAATAGTAAGGATCAAGAAGTCCTCAAAATGGCTTCTAAGCTTCTAAGCTAAAAAATCCAaagaaataaattttaaaaagaccTAGCAAGTAATTAGCACATGCTTCTTCTGAGGCAAGTGAAGCCAGCCACCACTTCTTTCCAACTGAAGCTTAGCACAATTCAGAGTCACTACAAGACACACCAACATTGACTAGCATCCTAACTGCTCATTTCAGTTATGCTAACCAACAGGCGCCTACACTTACCTATCGCCATAAATGCTCATTTCTGTTAGGGTTATTAACATACACACTGATTAGCGTTAGTGCTGGGAAAATGGGGTTGAGGAAAGGCCTTCCTACTCACCCAGTGAGTGAGACCAGTTATGGTTATGACTCGTGATCTCTTGATGTTAGAAAGAGtgtacaaaagaaaagaaagataaatATAATCAATAATCAGCCACAGGGTTTGCTATTCGTTTCAGCCATGTGTCGTAGTTTCTacgttaaagctaaagtaggttATATCTGATGACATAAAGATTTATTTTCTACATAGGCCACAACAGTGCGAAAACTCCAACTGATTTTATTCGGATGGAACAAATTGATTGGATCTTATCAAGACATGCGTGTTCCTGTGTTTTGGGAAAGCAGCTTTGGAATCAGGGCTGAATGGAGTGGGGTGGGACTTTTTCTGTTGGATCTTCTAATAAACTGGCTTTCTACAAAATCACATACTCCAGCATTAACTGATAAGTATCTGCAtccatttcttcttcttttgcaCCATTGGCCTTGAAGCGGCactgcaaaactaaagaaataaATTTCAGCAGCGATGTCTTGACTGATTAACTACATTTGTGCTCAGGGAAACATTAAGGTTAATCGACCAAACTGAAAGTGAATAGTAGGTGAATAGTGGTCTCAGCAAGGTCATCTGTTGTTGTGTCCAGTGTTGAAATGAGTCCCCTTCATAACTGTGCATTTCAAAACGGGTGAGTAAACCAGAACAACATTTTGCcaggcagcaggtagtgtcgcagtcacacagctccagggacctggaggttgtgggttcgattcctgctccgggtgactgtctgtgaggagtgtggtgtgttctccctgtgtccgcgtgggtttcctccgggttctccggtttcctcccacagtccaaaaacacacgttggtaggtggattggcgactcaaaagtgtccgtaggtgtgagtgtgtgagtgaatgtgtgagtgtgtgtcaccctgtgaaggactggcgccccctccagggtgtatttccgccttgcgcccaatgattccaggtaggctctggatccactgcgaccctgaactggataagggttacaaataatgaatgaaggaatgaatgaaagattttGCCAGTCTTTTGTAATGTCTCTTCCAAGTCTGGCGCATAAGCATCCCAACATCGGTCAGTGAGCCGATCCTTTAAGGACATAGGCTATTTTTATCTGTCCTTAGTCCACTCCTGTTTTTCCTCCGTCATTTGCTGCCACTGGACTCGTACCACACTGCCAGGCTTTCTGCGTTGGCCACAGAAGACACTGACCGTTCAGGAGTGCGTTTTATTCCAAACAGTCTACAGGCCGctgctctgtatttttttgaCATTATGTTGTAAAGAATTGGGTTTATTGCGGcgctgaaataaaacaggacGAAGGAGATGAGATTGCAGACCTCGCTGATCTGGGTGATGAGAGGGGAGTTGAATTCAGATGATTTGGAGAATAGATAGCGTCCCACGTGGAACGGGAGCCAGCAGAGCACAAAGGCCAGCACCACCACAGCTGACAGGAAgaaggagaacagagagaggacaTCAGGTTCACCACCAAGACAAACACCCACAAGGACAAACACTTATAGAGACCACTATTTTACTGTGCATCCTGGTTATTGATAACTGACTGAGAAACTGAGaaacagagcagctgcacacgtTAACTGAACACTATATATTATTTGTACCTGTCATGTCTAGTCTGGGgtcagcactgctgaaactgcactatgtaacttctggaggagagtCGGAAACTCTAAACTGTGATCCTTGTTATGAGTCGAAACGTTGGTTAAGCTGGTGTTCAAACATATAATACTGGACAACTGGACATCACCTACAGTGAATACGGCTTTAAAACCCCTGGAGAACCAGTTTTAACCCCTTCCTCCTaaacacccacacccacacccacacacggtCCGTACCCAGCATTTTGACTGTCTGCCGATTGCTCTTGTCCCGGCTGGAGACGGGGGCGGCGGGGTTCTCGTTCCTGCGGCGCAGTGTCCGGCCGATGAGGCTGTAAAGCACGGTGAGGCAGAGCACGGGGAGGAAGAAGAAGACGCTGGACACCCACACCATGAGGCTGAGGAGGCCGGAGCGGATCGCCCACTCCGTGGCCTTGCACTCGCCGCTGCGCCACGGCTCCGTGCCGTTCTCGTGCTCCACGCCCACGAGCGCGAAGATGGGGCCCGCGCTGCACAGCGCCACGCTCCACAGCAGCGCGATCACGCCCTTCACGCGCGCGCGGGTCACCAGCACCTTGGCGCGCAGCGGGAAGCAGATGGCCACGTAGCGCTCCACGCTGAGCGCCGTGATGCTGAGGATCGCCGAGTAGGTGCAGCTCTCGCTCACGAACTGGAAGAGCTTGCACAGCTCGTCGCCCAGGCGCCACGGCCGGTAGCGCCACACGCGGTACAGGTCCAGCGGCATGCACAGGAAGATGAGCAGGTCCGACAGCGCCATGCTGCACAGGTACAGGTTGGTGGTGGTCCGCATGTCCTTGTACTTGCCCACCACCACGATGGTCAGGAGGTTGCCCGCGATGCCCACCACGAACAGCACGGAGCACGTGGCCGTGATGCCTGTGAGCACGGGCAGCGGGAACAGGTGCACGGGGTAGTCCACGTCGTCCCGATCCGCAGCGTCCTCCTCTAAACACGAGCCGACCTCTGCGCACGCGGACGCGTTCGTCCAGTTACTCATAGTGAcgttctgtttgtttgtgtttgtgcgtgttCGTCGGTTTTCAGCGTTCTTGAGCTCGTCTCACATCCTCTTATGCACCAAGGCGCGCGCAGGAACGCATAGTGTAGCGCGTGCACAGTGCAGTTCTACGTTGCCTTGACTTGGCGCGCGCAATAACGCTAACAGATGCGCGTGCACAAGTCCTTACGAGTTGTGCGTGTCGCGCGCCAAAAGCTTAATGAAGCTATATGACTAAATGTACGTATGAGCGCGCGCAAAGGTGCACAAAGGATCCAGCGTTAATCTGGTGCGCTGTTTTGGTCCGGTTTCACCCTGACGCTCAAAGATTAAACTCAGAGAAGAAGACACGCCGTAAGAGAACGAGCCGAGCGCTCGCGCCTTTCCATCACTTCATTCACACTGACAGTAAACAGAGAGCCTGCTGTTTACTCTGGGCTCATGCGCATGCGTCCAGGTTCCAGCAGTGATGGTGTCTCTGTGGAACTGCTGTAGTGAGTATGCGGTTCATATTTAACGTGTGCAGTTTCTCCAAACACAAATCGTATAATCGTatttaattgtaaaaaaaaatcatgcccaagacatttttttatttattgttccgtccacaatatatattttagaataCTGGTCAACGATTTCAgctgtaatataatatatatatatacttatccggttcagggtcgcggtgggtccggagtctacccagaatcgctgggtgcaaggcagaaacactccctggagggggcgccagtccttcacagggcaacacacacactcacacttatggacactttttaagtcaccaatccactgtgggaagaaactggagaatTTATATGTTCTGTATTTTTAGAGTTGTATTTATTAcgtttttcattataaatataatatatataaaataaatacatataatttaACTCTAAAAATACAGAGTGAACATGGCTGtaaaaatgtaactgtaaatataCCAATATATAAAAGACagctataaataaatgtaactaattatgcaacaataaaaatacagcAGTATTTTCATGACTCATTCTGTCCAGCCAGATAATAGATAATAtgaagaaagacagacagaggaagtggtagaaagagagacagactgagagacacagagagagagagagagagagagagagaaatctagACCCAAACATAAATGAAACATATTCTCATGAACAGAAAACACATCTTTCTCTGGTAACTCTGGAAACTTTCACTTTAAGACAGTTCTAGACTAAGGACATGTTCAAGGcgagtttatttatagagcacctttcatacaagagcattcaaaatgctttaccgaaaaaaaaacaagtatatT is a window of Hoplias malabaricus isolate fHopMal1 chromosome 1, fHopMal1.hap1, whole genome shotgun sequence DNA encoding:
- the ghsrb gene encoding growth hormone secretagogue receptor type 1, with translation MSNWTNASACAEVGSCLEEDAADRDDVDYPVHLFPLPVLTGITATCSVLFVVGIAGNLLTIVVVGKYKDMRTTTNLYLCSMALSDLLIFLCMPLDLYRVWRYRPWRLGDELCKLFQFVSESCTYSAILSITALSVERYVAICFPLRAKVLVTRARVKGVIALLWSVALCSAGPIFALVGVEHENGTEPWRSGECKATEWAIRSGLLSLMVWVSSVFFFLPVLCLTVLYSLIGRTLRRRNENPAAPVSSRDKSNRQTVKMLAVVVLAFVLCWLPFHVGRYLFSKSSEFNSPLITQISEVCNLISFVLFYFSAAINPILYNIMSKKYRAAACRLFGIKRTPERSVSSVANAESLAVWYESSGSK